A region from the Spirochaetae bacterium HGW-Spirochaetae-1 genome encodes:
- a CDS encoding anaerobic sulfatase maturase, whose translation MKKLNSILVKPAGPDCNLACRYCFYYGKQELFPGGSPHRMSMEVLEEMLRQLLGQSTGEASIGWQGGEPTLMGLDFFRRAVELEQRYGRGQVMGNGMQTNGLLLDRDWAAFFRQYNFLVGLSIDGPEHVHDHYRRTAGGRGSWARVFDAAKLLLDAGVAVNALSVVNDYSVRHAGETYDFLKENGLTYMQFIPCVETHEVHTLAVKDFSVTPDAYGSFLCTIFDRWIGDFHDGIPSISVRFFDSVFYRYVGMNPPDCTLLEECGTYVVVEHNADVYSCDFFVGESWFLGNLMKEDLAAMLNSPRQLEFGRLKSALHDDCIACPWLVYCSGGCPKDRHGVSHENNKSYLCEAFRMFFEHADPVLTMLAARWKAQRAGDAERESAKRIAAAGMRPGRNDPCPCGSGRKYKKCCG comes from the coding sequence ATGAAGAAGCTGAATTCCATTCTTGTTAAACCGGCAGGGCCTGACTGCAACCTGGCATGCCGGTATTGCTTTTATTACGGGAAGCAGGAGCTGTTTCCCGGCGGAAGCCCCCACCGCATGTCCATGGAGGTGCTGGAGGAGATGTTGAGGCAGCTCCTTGGGCAGAGCACCGGAGAAGCCTCCATCGGCTGGCAGGGCGGAGAGCCTACTCTCATGGGACTGGATTTTTTCCGCAGGGCCGTGGAACTGGAACAGCGCTACGGCAGGGGGCAGGTCATGGGAAACGGTATGCAGACCAACGGGTTGCTGCTGGACAGGGACTGGGCCGCTTTTTTCCGACAGTACAATTTTCTTGTGGGACTGTCAATCGACGGGCCGGAACATGTGCATGACCATTATCGCAGGACTGCCGGTGGCAGGGGGTCCTGGGCAAGAGTATTTGATGCGGCAAAACTTCTCCTCGATGCCGGTGTTGCCGTCAATGCCCTTTCCGTGGTGAATGATTATTCCGTACGGCATGCCGGCGAGACATATGATTTTCTAAAAGAAAACGGCCTCACGTATATGCAGTTCATTCCCTGTGTTGAAACTCATGAGGTCCATACGTTAGCGGTGAAGGATTTTTCCGTTACGCCCGATGCATACGGCTCTTTTCTGTGCACCATTTTTGATCGATGGATCGGTGATTTTCATGACGGGATTCCGTCCATATCGGTCCGTTTTTTCGATTCGGTGTTTTACCGTTATGTGGGAATGAATCCCCCCGACTGTACTCTTCTGGAGGAATGCGGGACCTATGTTGTCGTGGAGCATAACGCCGATGTCTATTCATGTGATTTTTTCGTCGGGGAGTCCTGGTTCCTGGGAAATCTCATGAAGGAGGACCTGGCTGCAATGCTCAATTCGCCGCGGCAGCTCGAGTTCGGCAGGCTGAAATCGGCGCTTCATGATGACTGCATCGCCTGTCCGTGGCTTGTTTATTGCAGTGGAGGGTGCCCGAAGGACAGGCACGGTGTATCTCATGAAAACAACAAAAGCTATCTCTGCGAGGCGTTCCGGATGTTTTTTGAACATGCCGATCCCGTTTTAACGATGCTGGCTGCCCGCTGGAAGGCGCAGCGTGCCGGGGATGCTGAAAGAGAATCGGCGAAAAGGATTGCTGCTGCCGGTATGCGTCCCGGCAGAAATGATCCCTGTCCCTGCGGCAGCGGACGGAAATACAAGAAATGCTGCGGGTGA